From Callithrix jacchus isolate 240 chromosome 15, calJac240_pri, whole genome shotgun sequence, one genomic window encodes:
- the EEF1AKMT4 gene encoding EEF1A lysine methyltransferase 4 isoform X1, whose product MASPEAGRAQPKLPERNCGYREVQYWDQRYQGAADSAPYDWFGDFSSFRALLEPELRPEDRILVLGCGNSALSHELFLGGFPNVTSVDYSSVVVAAMQARYAHVPQLRWKTMDARQLDFPSASFDVVLEKGTLDALLAGECDPWTVSSEGVCTVDQVLSEVSRVLVPGGRFISMTSAAPHFRTRHYAQACYGWSLRHATYGSGFHFHLYLMHKGGELSVAQLALGAQILSPPRPPTSPCFLQDSDHEDFLSAIQL is encoded by the exons ATGGCCTCTCCGGAGGCAGGTAGGGCGCAGCCCAAGCTACCCGAGCGGAACTGCGGGTACCGCGAGGTCCAGTACTGGGATCAACGCTACCAAGGCGCGGCCGATTCTGCCCCCTACGATTGGTTCGGGGACTTCTCCTCCTTCCGTGCCCTCCTAGAGCCGGAGCTGCGGCCCGAAGACCGTATCCTTGTGCTAG GTTGCGGGAACAGTGCCCTGAGCCACGAGCTGTTCCTTGGAGGCTTTCCTAATGTGACCAGTGTGGACTACTCATCAGTAGTGGTGGCTGCTATGCAGGCTCGCTATGCCCATGTGCCTCAGCTGCGCTGGAAGACCATGGACGCGAGGCAGCTGGATTTCCCCAGTGCTTCTTTTGACGTGGTGCTTGAGAAGGGCACGCTGGATGCCCTGCTGGCTGGGGAATGCGATCCCTGGACCGTGTCCTCTgaaggtgtctgcactgtggaccAGGTGTTGAGTGAG GTGAGCCGCGTGCTGGTCCCTGGAGGCCGGTTCATCTCAATGACCTCTGCTGCCCCCCACTTTCGGACCAGACACTATGCCCAAGCCTGTTACGGCTGGTCCCTCAGGCATGCTACCTACGGCAGTGGTTTCCACTTCCATCTCTACCTCATGCACAAGGGCGGGGAGCTCAGTGTGGCCCAGCTGGCCCTGGGGGCCCAAATCCTCTCGCCCCCCAGacctcccacctcaccctgctTCCTTCAGGATTCAGATCATGAGGACTTCCTTAGTGCCATTCAGCTATGA
- the EEF1AKMT4 gene encoding EEF1A lysine methyltransferase 4 isoform X2 — translation MPLYSSLGDRARLCLKKKKKTPRASGQNSNNVHLCHAASCGNSALSHELFLGGFPNVTSVDYSSVVVAAMQARYAHVPQLRWKTMDARQLDFPSASFDVVLEKGTLDALLAGECDPWTVSSEGVCTVDQVLSEVSRVLVPGGRFISMTSAAPHFRTRHYAQACYGWSLRHATYGSGFHFHLYLMHKGGELSVAQLALGAQILSPPRPPTSPCFLQDSDHEDFLSAIQL, via the exons atgccactgtactccagcctgggtgacagagcgagactctgtctcaaaaaaaaaaaaaagactcccagAGCATCTGGTCAGAACAGCAACAATGTCCACCTCTGTCATGCAGCAA GTTGCGGGAACAGTGCCCTGAGCCACGAGCTGTTCCTTGGAGGCTTTCCTAATGTGACCAGTGTGGACTACTCATCAGTAGTGGTGGCTGCTATGCAGGCTCGCTATGCCCATGTGCCTCAGCTGCGCTGGAAGACCATGGACGCGAGGCAGCTGGATTTCCCCAGTGCTTCTTTTGACGTGGTGCTTGAGAAGGGCACGCTGGATGCCCTGCTGGCTGGGGAATGCGATCCCTGGACCGTGTCCTCTgaaggtgtctgcactgtggaccAGGTGTTGAGTGAG GTGAGCCGCGTGCTGGTCCCTGGAGGCCGGTTCATCTCAATGACCTCTGCTGCCCCCCACTTTCGGACCAGACACTATGCCCAAGCCTGTTACGGCTGGTCCCTCAGGCATGCTACCTACGGCAGTGGTTTCCACTTCCATCTCTACCTCATGCACAAGGGCGGGGAGCTCAGTGTGGCCCAGCTGGCCCTGGGGGCCCAAATCCTCTCGCCCCCCAGacctcccacctcaccctgctTCCTTCAGGATTCAGATCATGAGGACTTCCTTAGTGCCATTCAGCTATGA